A single Phragmites australis chromosome 4, lpPhrAust1.1, whole genome shotgun sequence DNA region contains:
- the LOC133915278 gene encoding ubiquitin-conjugating enzyme E2 2-like, protein MSTPARKRLMRDFKRLQQDPPAGISGAPHDNNIMLWNAVIFGPDDTAWDGGTFKLTLQITEDYPNKPPTVRFVSRMFHPNIYADGSICLDILQNQWSPIYDVAAILTSIQSLLCDPNPSSPANSEAARMFNENKREYNRKVRETVEQSWTAD, encoded by the exons ATGTCGACGCCGGCTCGGAAGCGGCTGATGCGGGATTTCAAGCGGCTGCAGCAGGACCCGCCCGCCGGCATTAGCGGCGCGCCGCACGACAACAACATCATGCTCTGGAACGCCGTCATCTTCGG GCCGGATGACACGGCGTGGGATGGAG GCACGTTCAAGCTGACCCTGCAAATTACAGAAGATTACCCCAACAAACCACCGACTGTTCGGTTTGTCTCGAGGATGTTTCACCCAAATA TCTATGCGGATGGAAGCATCTGCTTGGACATCCTTCAAAACCAGTGGAGCCCTATATATGATGTTGCGGCAATATTGACCTCTATTCAg TCCCTTCTGTGTGACCCAAACCCAAGTTCCCCTGCAAACTCTGAAGCAGCCAGAATGTTCAACGAGAACAAGCGCGAGTACAACCGCAAAGTTCGTGAGACTGTGGAGCAGAGCTGGACAGCTGACTAA